In one window of Gorilla gorilla gorilla isolate KB3781 chromosome 2, NHGRI_mGorGor1-v2.1_pri, whole genome shotgun sequence DNA:
- the SIAH2 gene encoding E3 ubiquitin-protein ligase SIAH2, producing the protein MSRPSSTGPSANKPCSKQPPPQPQHTPSPAAPPAAATISAAGPGSSAVPAAAAVISGPGGGGGAGPVSPQHHELTSLFECPVCFDYVLPPILQCQAGHLVCNQCRQKLSCCPTCRGALTPSIRNLAMEKVASAVLFPCKYATTGCSLTLHHTEKPEHEDICEYRPYSCPCPGASCKWQGSLEAVMSHLMHAHKSITTLQGEDIVFLATDINLPGAVDWVMMQSCFGHHFMLVLEKQEKYEGHQQFFAIVLLIGTRKQAENFAYRLELNGNRRRLTWEATPRSIHDGVAAAIMNSDCLVFDTAIAHLFADNGNLGINVTISTCCP; encoded by the exons ATGAGCCGCCCGTCCTCCACCGGCCCCAGCGCTAATAAACCCTGCAGCAAGCAGCCGCCGCCGCAGCCCCAGCACACTCCGTCCCCGGCTGCGCCCCCGGCCGCCGCCACCATCTCGGCTGCGGGCCCCGGCTCGTCCGCGGTGCCCGCCGCGGCGGCGGTGATCTCGGgccccggcggcggcggcggggccggCCCGGTGTCCCCGCAGCACCACGAGCTGACCTCGCTCTTCGAGTGTCCGGTCTGCTTTGACTATGTCCTGCCTCCTATTCTGCAGTGCCAGGCCGGGCACCTGGTGTGTAACCAATGCCGCCAGAAGTTGAGCTGCTGCCCGACGTGCAGGGGCGCCCTGACGCCCAGCATCAGGAACCTGGCTATGGAGAAGGTGGCCTCGGCAGTCCTGTTTCCCTGTAAG TATGCCACCACGGGCTGTTCCCTGACCCTGCACCATACGGAGAAACCAGAACATGAAGACATATGTGAATACCGTCCCTACTCCTGCCCATGTCCTGGTGCTTCCTGCAAGTGGCAGGGGTCCCTGGAAGCTGTGATGTCCCATCTCATGCACGCCCACAAGAGCATTACCACCCTTCAGGGAGAAGACATCGTCTTTCTAGCTACAGACATTAACTTGCCAGGGGCTGTCGACTGGGTGATGATGCAGTCATGTTTTGGCCATCACTTCATGCTGGTGCTGGAGAAACAAGAGAAGTACGAAGGCCACCAGCAGTTTTTTGCCATCGTCCTGCTCATTGGCACCCGCAAGCAAGCCGAGAACTTTGCCTACAGACTGGAGTTGAACGGGAACCGGCGGAGATTGACCTGGGAGGCCACGCCCCGTTCGATTCATGACGGTGTGGCTGCGGCCATCATGAACAGCGACTGCCTTGTTTTCGACACAGCCATAGCACATCTTTTTGCAGATAATGGGAACCTTGGAATCAATGTGACTATTTCTACATGTTGTCCATGA